From a single Planctellipticum variicoloris genomic region:
- a CDS encoding cytochrome-c peroxidase encodes MIRRNVLSLFMLGLAVACAGCGKQESATGGASPVETPAPEQKATELAPPVQPAEPQVALSTSVTLGDPSLTSGIPGEGPLTVAQIQAWLATPGVHEPLDINLPLGLSLGTSQMVGLDSNPMTRAKIELGRQLYFEGRMSSDGSISCASCHDPDQGFAAHTQFGVGVNGQTGNRNSPTAYNRILSGAQFWDGRAGSLEEQAVGPIQNPIEMAHTHEKCVACLAGIEGYRLQFEAVFGKDSVNIDNVGKALATFERAIVTGPSPYDYQAAIQPLLNQYKTEEDLAELKEDDAELYAKYEELKSAVEAHPMSESAQRGQKLFFSQEVNCTACHVGANFADEKYHNLGVGMDAEKPDLGRFEVTKKEEDKGAFKTPTIRNVEFTAPYMHDGSQKTLEEVVEWYAKGGHPNPHLSDKIKKLELTAQDKADLVAFMKSTSGPFPVVEKGRLPE; translated from the coding sequence ATGATTCGCCGTAATGTGCTGTCTTTGTTCATGCTGGGACTGGCTGTGGCCTGTGCGGGCTGCGGAAAGCAGGAGTCTGCAACCGGGGGAGCCAGCCCTGTAGAGACGCCGGCGCCCGAACAGAAAGCGACGGAACTCGCGCCTCCGGTCCAGCCGGCGGAGCCGCAAGTCGCGCTCTCGACGTCGGTTACGCTCGGCGATCCATCGCTGACGTCGGGGATTCCGGGTGAGGGGCCGCTGACCGTCGCTCAGATTCAGGCCTGGCTGGCGACGCCGGGCGTTCACGAGCCACTCGACATCAATCTCCCCCTGGGGCTCAGTCTGGGGACCAGTCAGATGGTCGGGCTCGATTCGAACCCGATGACCCGGGCCAAGATCGAACTGGGCCGGCAGCTCTATTTTGAAGGTCGCATGTCGTCGGACGGCTCGATCAGTTGCGCGAGCTGCCACGATCCGGATCAGGGCTTTGCCGCACACACGCAGTTCGGCGTGGGGGTCAACGGTCAGACCGGCAACCGGAATTCTCCGACGGCGTACAATCGAATTCTCAGCGGCGCCCAGTTCTGGGACGGCCGGGCCGGCAGTCTGGAGGAACAGGCGGTCGGACCGATTCAGAACCCGATTGAAATGGCCCACACGCACGAAAAGTGCGTGGCATGCCTCGCCGGCATTGAAGGCTATCGGCTGCAGTTTGAAGCGGTCTTCGGGAAGGACTCGGTCAACATCGACAACGTCGGCAAGGCGCTGGCGACGTTTGAGCGGGCCATCGTGACCGGCCCTTCGCCCTACGACTATCAGGCCGCGATTCAGCCGCTGCTCAACCAGTACAAGACCGAAGAAGACCTTGCGGAATTGAAGGAAGACGACGCGGAACTGTATGCGAAATACGAAGAGCTGAAGAGCGCCGTCGAGGCCCACCCGATGTCCGAAAGCGCTCAGCGCGGCCAGAAGCTGTTCTTCAGCCAGGAGGTCAACTGCACCGCCTGCCACGTGGGGGCGAACTTCGCCGACGAGAAATACCACAACCTGGGGGTCGGCATGGACGCGGAGAAGCCCGATCTGGGCCGGTTCGAAGTGACGAAGAAGGAAGAAGACAAGGGGGCGTTCAAGACGCCAACGATCCGCAACGTGGAATTCACCGCCCCCTACATGCACGATGGCAGCCAGAAGACGCTGGAAGAGGTCGTCGAGTGGTACGCCAAGGGGGGGCACCCGAATCCGCACCTGAGCGACAAGATCAAGAAGCTGGAGCTGACGGCTCAGGACAAAGCCGATCTGGTGGCGTTCATGAAGTCGACCAGCGGCCCGTTCCCGGTCGTCGAAAAGGGGCGGTTGCCGGAGTAA